The sequence CGACGTGCCGCCAGGTAACCGGCAACTCGGCCACCCGGAACCCCCGCTTGCGCGCCAGAAACAGCAACTCGACATCGAACCCGGTCACCAGCGGCCCGCGCACCGGCGCGGCACCGTTCCGGTAGAGCCAGGCACTGCCAAAGACCTCACGCGCCGCCGCGCCGGAGAACCCCTTGAAGCCGCACTGCGTGTCCTTGATCCCGGGCACCGCCAGGAGCTGCACCAAGTAGTTGTAGAGGCGCCCCATCACGTGCCGGTAGAACGGCTCACCGATCCGGCGCGCCCCCGCCCCCTCACGGGTGCCGATGACGACATCCCACCCGGATTGGATCAGCCGGCGCACGTCCGCCACGTACTCGATCGGCGTTGAGAGGTCGGCGTCCGTGAAGACCACGATCTCCCCCCGCGCCGCGCGCACCCCGGCATGCACCGCGGCCGCCTTCCCCCGGTGGGGCAGGCGCAGGTGACGCACACGCGGGTCGGCCGCCGCCGCGGCGGCTGCGATGTCCGGCGTCGCGTCCTCGCTGCCGTCGTCGGCCACGATCAACTCCCAGGAGTACGGTTGCGCGCCGAGATATGAGATCGCCGCCGCCAGCGTCTTGGGGAGCCGGGATGCCTCGTTGTAGGCGGGCACCACGACGCTCACCTCAACGCTCTGCTCGGCGACGGCCGCCGCCTCGGGCCGCGGCTGTGGAGCCTGCCCGTGGTCCTGGTCCGCGTACCCGTGATCCATGCGCCTCCGCATTCGTGCCTAACTCGAGACGATTGTACCAACTCGCCGGGCCGCGCCGGGTCCGCACGCATCCAACGAAAGTCCCGACCACTGCCCGGCACCGGCCCTCAACGGTGGCTCCCATCCTCTGGACGGCCTTGCTACAATAGTCGGGTGCGATCGTTTGTTCGCATTTTCGGGGGTAGGGGTAGGCACGGTATCGGCATGGCGAGCGAGAAGATCGTCGTCCGCGGGGCGCGGGAGCACAACCTCAAGAACATCGACGTCGAGATCCCGAGAGATCGGCTCGTCGTCATCACCGGCCTCTCCGGCTCCGGCAAGTCGAGCCTCGCCTTCGATACGATCTATGCCGAGGGCCAGCGTCGTTATGTTGAATCCCTCTCGGCGTACGCGCGCCAGTTCCTCGGCTTGATGGAGAAGCCGGACGTCGATCTCATCGAGGGACTCTCCCCCGCCATCTCGATCGACCAGAAGAGCGCCTCGCGCAACCCGCGCTCGACCGTCGGCACCGTCACCGAGATCTACGACCACCTGCGCCTGCTCTACGCCCGCATCGGCCACCCTCACTGCCCCAACTGCGGCCGGGAGATCACCCAGCAGTCGGTGCAGCAAATGGCCGATACGATCCAGGCGCTGCCCGACGGCACCCGGCTCATGATCCTGGCGCCGCTGGTCAAGGACCGCAAAGGCGAGCACCAGGGCGTGCTCGACGAGGTCCGCCGCGCCGGCTTCGCCCGCGTGCGCGTCAACGGTGAGATCCGCGACGTCGACGAGGAGATCAAGCTTGAGCGCTACAAGCAGCACACCATCGAGGTCGTGGTCGACCGCCTCATCGTCCGCCACGATGACGAGGAGGAGGAGCACGCCCTCCGCATCCGCTTGATCGACTCGCTGGAGACGGCGTTGCGGCTCGGCGGCGGCACCGCGATCGCGGACATCGTCGGCGGCGAGGAGATGCTCTTCTCCGAGCGCTTCGCCTGTCCACACTGCGGCATCAGCTTCGGCGAACTCGAACCGCGGAGCTTCTCCTTCAACAGCCCTCATGGCGCCTGCCCCGACTGCGACGGGCTGGGTGTGCGCATGGAGTTCGACCCGGAACTGATCGTTCCCGATCCGGATCGCTCCCTGGCCGATGGCGCCATCGCGCCCTGGGCCCGCACCGGGCGGGACAGCACCGCATGGTACGAGGCGCTCCTGGCGGCCCTCGCTGCCAAGCACGGCTTCTCGCTCGACACCCCGTTCCGCGACCTGCCCGAGGCGATTCGGCAGGTCATCCTGTACGGCGGCAAGCGCGAGCGTGTACGTGTGGAGTATCGCGCCCGCAGCGGGCGGACCCGCGCCTATGAGGTGGACTACGAAGGGGTGATCCCCCACCTGCGGCGGCGCTACCAGAGCACGTCGTCCGACTACGTGCGCGCCGAGATCGAGCAGTACATGGCCGCCCACCCCTGCCCCACCTGCGGCGGGGCGCGACTCAAGCCCGAGAGCCGCGCGGTGACCATCGCCGGGCGATCGATCGTCGACGTCACCCGCCTCTCGATCGTCGACGCTCTCCGCTTCTTCGAGGATCTCGCCGACGAGGATCGCCCCGAGCCACTGCTGACGCCCCGGGAGCGGATTATCGCTCGCCAGATCCTCAAGGAGGTCCGCGAGCGGCTCGGCTTCCTGGTGGACGTCGGGCTCGACTACCTGACGCTCGACCGGGCTGCGGCGACGCTCTCCGGAGGCGAGGCACAGCGGATCCGCCTCGCGACCCAGATCGGCAGCCGCCTGATGGGCGTGCTGTACATCCTGGACGAGCCGAGTATCGGCCTGCACCACCGTGACAACGCGCGGCTGATCCGCACCCTGTTGACCCTGCGCGACCTGGGCAACACCCTGATCGTCGTCGAGCACGACGAGGAAACGATCCGGACTGCTGACTGGATCATCGACGTTGGGCCCGGCGCGGGAGAGCACGGCGGCCGGATCGTCGCGGCCGGGACGCTCGACGACATCGTGGCCAGCCCGGAGTCGATCACCGGCCAGTTCCTGAGCGGAGCCC is a genomic window of Sphaerobacter thermophilus DSM 20745 containing:
- the uvrA gene encoding excinuclease ABC subunit UvrA, encoding MASEKIVVRGAREHNLKNIDVEIPRDRLVVITGLSGSGKSSLAFDTIYAEGQRRYVESLSAYARQFLGLMEKPDVDLIEGLSPAISIDQKSASRNPRSTVGTVTEIYDHLRLLYARIGHPHCPNCGREITQQSVQQMADTIQALPDGTRLMILAPLVKDRKGEHQGVLDEVRRAGFARVRVNGEIRDVDEEIKLERYKQHTIEVVVDRLIVRHDDEEEEHALRIRLIDSLETALRLGGGTAIADIVGGEEMLFSERFACPHCGISFGELEPRSFSFNSPHGACPDCDGLGVRMEFDPELIVPDPDRSLADGAIAPWARTGRDSTAWYEALLAALAAKHGFSLDTPFRDLPEAIRQVILYGGKRERVRVEYRARSGRTRAYEVDYEGVIPHLRRRYQSTSSDYVRAEIEQYMAAHPCPTCGGARLKPESRAVTIAGRSIVDVTRLSIVDALRFFEDLADEDRPEPLLTPRERIIARQILKEVRERLGFLVDVGLDYLTLDRAAATLSGGEAQRIRLATQIGSRLMGVLYILDEPSIGLHHRDNARLIRTLLTLRDLGNTLIVVEHDEETIRTADWIIDVGPGAGEHGGRIVAAGTLDDIVASPESITGQFLSGARQIPVPRERRPGNGKYLQIRGARENNLKNVDVDIPLGTFICVTGVSGSGKSTLIVDTLYRRLAQVLHRAKDRPGRHDAILGIEHLDKVIDIDQSPIGRTPRSNPATYTGAFTPIRELFASLPEARARGYKPGRFSFNVKGGRCEACQGEGIIAIEMQFLPDIYVPCEVCHGRRYNKEALEITYRGKSIADVLDMTVEEALAFFENIPAIRNKLQTLYDVGLGYIRLGQPATTLSGGEAQRIKLSAELSRRATGRTLYILDEPTTGLHFADIERLLGVLQRLTDAGNTVLVIEHNLDVIKSADWIIDLGPEGGDGGGEVVAAGTPEQVAAVERSYTGQALRTVLPELATAAD
- a CDS encoding dolichyl-phosphate beta-glucosyltransferase, yielding MDHGYADQDHGQAPQPRPEAAAVAEQSVEVSVVVPAYNEASRLPKTLAAAISYLGAQPYSWELIVADDGSEDATPDIAAAAAAADPRVRHLRLPHRGKAAAVHAGVRAARGEIVVFTDADLSTPIEYVADVRRLIQSGWDVVIGTREGAGARRIGEPFYRHVMGRLYNYLVQLLAVPGIKDTQCGFKGFSGAAAREVFGSAWLYRNGAAPVRGPLVTGFDVELLFLARKRGFRVAELPVTWRHVDGSKVRPGIDSLLMVRDVVRVRWNDFRGRYGR